From Aedes albopictus strain Foshan chromosome 1, AalbF5, whole genome shotgun sequence, one genomic window encodes:
- the LOC109423511 gene encoding uncharacterized protein LOC109423511 isoform X1, producing the protein MQIASVDWSVGTILRVYLNVVLVLLLGMIMNSVQVMSDTGPVDDRPVYGTVLYNSVGRCFDANDPRMMEAKRIFQDLMPYRKKRFDPLSDEVVQSLLLYFTSASRVVDRLITQNDIVVAAWYDTAGDYLHSYLYPVTKYCFYSGNVSYSSVKTVQEYYKQVKLRLDTDGYGWSHPNLDTSGIRSSVQVLKTYQNFTKCTELDYNSSMEIPLPKLEIDDDSQEAISLWVPLKSRQVYDPRTKGSLSVLRIYVETVLQCASSGIQTNQFATQFIQWIEANLTKCLMDAAFYPGLESILRIKRTLETEVAIKSVRKKSILQDENESSSGLMRLVDSLLGSDEPAEAGSNDQDETTEDERRWTRIKLLTATVFFAIFFLVLCVVISVKLRMNRKAMKRKAAVKKEHFKPWERRKYPKGRGDRSDEEVLLMMEKRNASETSESGWRHVRPKLLRQDRAEPQPKPSTSRQIPPFSDTEEDEFIPFQPKQFSSEKVPLIAKSSPKKKGRCGRGCLCMSCIRKPKNGHEVQDLQNSSAYKLASKKADQKAGPTKTDQPVTINSKPSLGKI; encoded by the exons ATGCAGATTGCATCCGTTGATTGGAGCGTAGGGACGATTTTGCGAGTTTATTTGAACGTTGTTTTGGTATTGCTGCTTGGTATGATCATGAACAGTGTGCAGGTGATGAGTGACACTGGGCCTGTGGATGATCGACCAGTCTACGGAACCGTATTGTACAACAGCGTGGGCAGATGTTTCGATGCGAATGATCCGAGAATGATGGAAGCTAAGCGGATATTTCAG GATCTCATGCCGTATCGTAAGAAACGGTTCGACCCGTTGTCCGACGAAGTTGTCCAAAGTCTCCTGTTGTACTTCACTTCCGCCAGCAGAGTGGTAGATAGGTTGATAACCCAGAACGATATAGTCGTAGCTGCTTGGTACGATACGGCTGGAGATTACCTACATAGCTATCTGTACCCGGTGACGAAATATTGCTTTTATTCCGGCAATGTAAGTTACTCGTCTGTAAAGACTGTCCAAGAGTACTACAAACAAGTCAAACTTCGTCTTGATACGGATGGTTATGGTTGGTCTCATCCCAACTTAGATACCAGCGGCATTCGGTCGTCTGTTCAGGTTCTTAAAACCTACCAGAACTTCACGAAGTGCACGGAGTTGGATTACAACTCTAGCATGGAAATACCTTTGCCAAAGCTTGAGATCGATGACGATTCCCAAGAAGCGATATCTTTATGGGTTCCACTGAAATCAAGACAGGTATATGATCCCCGGACAAAAGGCTCACTCTCGGTACTCAGAATATATGTGGAAACCGTTCTACAATGCGCATCCAGTGGGATACAAACCAATCAGTTTGCTACCCAGTTCATACAATGGATCGAAGCAAATTTGACGAAATGTCTCATGGATGCCGCTTTTTATCCTGGTTTGGAGTCGATTCTACGGATCAAGAGGACGTTGGAAACGGAGGTTGCCATTAAATCAGTGCGAAAGAAATCCATATTACAGGACGAAAACGAATCGAGTTCTGGGTTGATGAGATTGGTGGATAGCTTGTTAGGATCGGACGAACCAGCGGAAGCAGGTAGTAATGACCAAGACGAAACAACGGAAGATGAACGACGCTGGACGCGAATAAAACTCTTAACGGCAACGGTCTTCTTTGCGATATTCTTTCTGGTTCTGTGCGTTGTCATATCGGTCAAGCTAAGGATGAATCGCAAAGCTATGAAACGGAAAGCAGCCGTCAAAAAGGAACATTTCAAGCCATGGGAACGTAGGAAATATCCCAAAGGAAGAGGCGATCGATCAGACGAGGAGGTGCTGCTAATGATGGAAAAACGAAATGCATCTGAAACTAGTG AGAGTGGGTGGCGCCACGTGAGGCCCAAACTGTTGCGACAGGACAGAGCCGAACCTCAACCAAAACCCTCAACTAGCCGACAAATTCCACCGTTCTCCGACACGGAAGAGGATGAATTTATCCCCTTCCAACCGAAGCAGTTTTCTTCGGAGAAGGTTCCACTCATAGCGAAATCAAGCCCGAAGAAAAAGGGGCGCTGCGGACGGGGATGCTTGTGCATGAGCTGCATTAGGAAGCCGAAGAACGGTCACGAGGTTCAGGATTTGCAGAATAGCTCAGCGTACAAGTTGGCCAGCAAAAAGGCGGATCAGAAAGCGGGACCAACGAAGACGGATCAACCAGTAACGATCAATTCCAAACCCTCGTTGGGCAAAATCTAG
- the LOC109432128 gene encoding RUN and FYVE domain-containing protein 2, with product MRLSTSLYPQATGDCSSLQKRLAVLQDYQRSLKIIFPSPDKFWEAVNTDCADRTKVRALGIAQPNNHHQTGGGLTGSPGISKLADSGTITLPKPILGGSSGSNSSASNNGGSLAAGNLGGNGTGGCNESSAQDTIYLCNFRVSVDGEWLCLKELQDLDIKDGTPGLGGGSGNGGSGGAGGGSSGFGGNGDGDGSLNSFGIIENVKCEEKIIERDWVNYYSRDPASIERSNLVNICKLVVKELLEQSIRFGRMLDSDHLPLQHFFIVLEHVLRHGLRPKKGLLGPKKELWDILQSVERYCVEAQDITSSVRDLPTVRTHMGRARAWLRLALMQKKLADYLQVLIEHRDDTLAEYYESHALMMSDEVIIVIGILVGLNVIDCNLCVKEEDLDSQQGVIDFSLYLRSSSRNSPDDENNGGNGTVNAIEGNTATGAMTAVLDQKNYIEELNRHLNATVGNLQAKVESLTTTNALMKEDLAIARNSLMALQAENAALRRASQHGQPLDDKTNVLDRFDPEMAEALAEERKKRQEIEKELTLQVSLKAETEMAMKLLEKDIHEKQDTIVSLRRQLEDIKSINLDMYRKLQECEASLKHKTELMSRMETQRESMAGAIAQLEKKYNSESVSLNALQETSQALSLQVVSCEQRATRAEADLRIEREWRTAMQENEVKHKEQISALQLELQQIGDELKHHNRTKAELEKLRTQWEEDQRTLEELGVQLSISKLQISDLKDKASHQTGSERTGSSSEANSSNGAGFWTSDKGVSNCKSCNKEFSMTRRKHHCRNCGNIFCSSCSEHMSVIPGEASGKPMRVCDSCWQKLASSPTPIAK from the exons ATGAGACTTTCAACATCGCTGTACCCACAAGCCACTGGCGATTGCTCAAGCCTACAAAAAAGACTGGCCGTTCTTCAGGACTACCAGAgaagtttgaaaattattttcccATCACCTGATAAGTTCTGGGAGGCCGTGAACACGGACTGTGCTGATAGG ACGAAAGTGCGGGCGCTAGGCATAGCGCAACCGAACAACCACCACCAGACCGGCGGCGGCCTCACCGGCTCGCCAGGCATTAGCAAACTGGCCGACAGCGGTACCATCACCCTGCCGAAGCCGATCCTCGGCGGGAGCTCCGGCAGCAATTCGTCGGCGTCCAACAACGGGGGCAGCTTGGCGGCCGGAAACCTAGGAGGTAATGGTACCGGCGGTTGCAACGAGTCCAGTGCTCAGGACACGATTTATCTGTGCAATTTCCGCGTGTCGGTCGACGGCGAGTGGCTCTGCCTGAAGGAGCTGCAGGACTTAGACATTAAGGACGGCACGCCCGGCCTCGGTGGTGGAAGTGGCAATGGCGGAAGCGGCGGTGCCGGCGGTGGCAGTAGCGGCTTCGGCGGCAACGGTGACGGTGATGGCTCGCTCAATTCTTTCGGTATCATTGAGAACGTAAAGTGCGAAGAGAAGATAATCGAGCGCGATTGGGTTAACTACTACT CACGCGATCCGGCTTCCATAGAGCGCAGCAACTTAGTCAACATATGCAAACTCGTCGTCAAAGAGCTTCTCGAGCAGTCGATCCGCTTTGGGCGGATGTTGGACTCCGATCACCTCCCACTGCAGCATTTCTTCATCGTTCTGGAGCACGTGCTCAGACATGGGCTTCGGCCGAAAAAGGGTCTCCTGGGACCCAAGAAAGAACTGTGGGATATTCTGCAAAGCGTGGAACGATACTGCGTCGAAGCTCAGGACATTACCTCATCGGTGCGTGATCTTCCCACGGTTCGAACACACATGGGTCGCGCGAGGGCCTGGCTAAGACTGGCGCTTATGCAGAAGAAGTTGGCCGATTACTTGCAGGTGCTAATCGAGCACAGGGATGACACCTTGGCTGAATACTACGAATCGCATGCACTCATGATGAGCGATGAG GTTATCATTGTCATTGGCATTTTGGTGGGACTGAACGTGATCGACTGTAATCTCTGCGTCAAGGAGGAAGATCTGGACTCACAACAGGGCGTAATCGACTTTTCGCTGTATTTGAGATCAAGCTCGCGAAATAGCCCAGACGACGAGAACAACGGTGGAAATGGAACAGTGAATGCAATCGAGGGAAATACAGCAACCGGAGCCATGACTGCCGTGCTAGATCAGAAAAACTACATTGAGGAATTGAATAGGCATTTGAA TGCGACCGTAGGTAATCTGCAAGCCAAAGTAGAATCACTCACGACAACGAATGCACTGATGAAAGAAGACTTGGCTATCGCCCGGAACAGTCTGATGGCCTTGCAGGCCGAAAACGCTGCTCTGAGGCGTGCCTCGCAGCACGGTCAGCCATTGGATGATAAAACAAACGTACTGGATCGGTTCGATCCGGAGATGGCCGAGGCGTTGGCGGAAGAACGCAAGAAACGACAGGAAATCGAAAAGGAACTGACTCTTCAG GTATCGTTGAAAGCGGAAACGGAAATGGCAATGAAGCTGTTGGAGAAAGACATCCATGAAAAGCAAGACACAATTGTTTCACTCAGGCGGCAACTCGAAGACATCAAATCCATCAACTTGGATATGTATCGCAAGCTACAG GAATGCGAAGCATCATTGAAGCACAAAACCGAGCTAATGTCACGTATGGAAACCCAGCGGGAATCAATGGCCGGGGCCATAGCGCAACTGGAGAAAAA ATATAACTCCGAATCCGTTAGTCTGAATGCTTTGCAAGAAACCTCGCAAGCCTTATCGCTTCAGGTAGTGTCTTGCGAGCAGCGAGCTACACGTGCCGAGGCCGACTTACGTATCGAACGGGAATGGAGGACCGCTATGCAGGAAAACGAAGTCAAACACAAGGAGCAGATTAGCGCTCTCCAGTTGGAACTGCAGCAAATCGGTGATGAATTGAAG CACCACAACCGTACTAAAGCCGAACTGGAGAAACTACGAACACAATGGGAAGAAGATCAACGAACTCTTGAAGAACTGGGAGTGCAGCTGAGCATCAGTAAGTTGCAGATTTCCGATTTGAAAGATAAGGCATCACATCAAACTGGTAGCGAACGGACTGGTAGCAGTAGTGAGGCGAACAGCAGCAACGGAGCCGGATTTTGGACCTCCGATAAGGGCGTTTCAAACTGTAAGAGTTGCAACAAAGAGTTCAGCATGACCCGCCGGAAACACCACTGTCGAAACTGCGGAAATATTTTCTGCTCGAGCTGCTCCGAGCACATGTCTGTGATACCGGGTGAAGCCAGTGGGAAACCGATGCGGGTTTGCGATTCCTGCTGGCAGAAGTTAGCAAGTAGTCCCACTCCTATTGCCaagtaa
- the LOC109423511 gene encoding uncharacterized protein LOC109423511 isoform X2, which produces MPYRKKRFDPLSDEVVQSLLLYFTSASRVVDRLITQNDIVVAAWYDTAGDYLHSYLYPVTKYCFYSGNVSYSSVKTVQEYYKQVKLRLDTDGYGWSHPNLDTSGIRSSVQVLKTYQNFTKCTELDYNSSMEIPLPKLEIDDDSQEAISLWVPLKSRQVYDPRTKGSLSVLRIYVETVLQCASSGIQTNQFATQFIQWIEANLTKCLMDAAFYPGLESILRIKRTLETEVAIKSVRKKSILQDENESSSGLMRLVDSLLGSDEPAEAGSNDQDETTEDERRWTRIKLLTATVFFAIFFLVLCVVISVKLRMNRKAMKRKAAVKKEHFKPWERRKYPKGRGDRSDEEVLLMMEKRNASETSESGWRHVRPKLLRQDRAEPQPKPSTSRQIPPFSDTEEDEFIPFQPKQFSSEKVPLIAKSSPKKKGRCGRGCLCMSCIRKPKNGHEVQDLQNSSAYKLASKKADQKAGPTKTDQPVTINSKPSLGKI; this is translated from the exons ATGCCGTATCGTAAGAAACGGTTCGACCCGTTGTCCGACGAAGTTGTCCAAAGTCTCCTGTTGTACTTCACTTCCGCCAGCAGAGTGGTAGATAGGTTGATAACCCAGAACGATATAGTCGTAGCTGCTTGGTACGATACGGCTGGAGATTACCTACATAGCTATCTGTACCCGGTGACGAAATATTGCTTTTATTCCGGCAATGTAAGTTACTCGTCTGTAAAGACTGTCCAAGAGTACTACAAACAAGTCAAACTTCGTCTTGATACGGATGGTTATGGTTGGTCTCATCCCAACTTAGATACCAGCGGCATTCGGTCGTCTGTTCAGGTTCTTAAAACCTACCAGAACTTCACGAAGTGCACGGAGTTGGATTACAACTCTAGCATGGAAATACCTTTGCCAAAGCTTGAGATCGATGACGATTCCCAAGAAGCGATATCTTTATGGGTTCCACTGAAATCAAGACAGGTATATGATCCCCGGACAAAAGGCTCACTCTCGGTACTCAGAATATATGTGGAAACCGTTCTACAATGCGCATCCAGTGGGATACAAACCAATCAGTTTGCTACCCAGTTCATACAATGGATCGAAGCAAATTTGACGAAATGTCTCATGGATGCCGCTTTTTATCCTGGTTTGGAGTCGATTCTACGGATCAAGAGGACGTTGGAAACGGAGGTTGCCATTAAATCAGTGCGAAAGAAATCCATATTACAGGACGAAAACGAATCGAGTTCTGGGTTGATGAGATTGGTGGATAGCTTGTTAGGATCGGACGAACCAGCGGAAGCAGGTAGTAATGACCAAGACGAAACAACGGAAGATGAACGACGCTGGACGCGAATAAAACTCTTAACGGCAACGGTCTTCTTTGCGATATTCTTTCTGGTTCTGTGCGTTGTCATATCGGTCAAGCTAAGGATGAATCGCAAAGCTATGAAACGGAAAGCAGCCGTCAAAAAGGAACATTTCAAGCCATGGGAACGTAGGAAATATCCCAAAGGAAGAGGCGATCGATCAGACGAGGAGGTGCTGCTAATGATGGAAAAACGAAATGCATCTGAAACTAGTG AGAGTGGGTGGCGCCACGTGAGGCCCAAACTGTTGCGACAGGACAGAGCCGAACCTCAACCAAAACCCTCAACTAGCCGACAAATTCCACCGTTCTCCGACACGGAAGAGGATGAATTTATCCCCTTCCAACCGAAGCAGTTTTCTTCGGAGAAGGTTCCACTCATAGCGAAATCAAGCCCGAAGAAAAAGGGGCGCTGCGGACGGGGATGCTTGTGCATGAGCTGCATTAGGAAGCCGAAGAACGGTCACGAGGTTCAGGATTTGCAGAATAGCTCAGCGTACAAGTTGGCCAGCAAAAAGGCGGATCAGAAAGCGGGACCAACGAAGACGGATCAACCAGTAACGATCAATTCCAAACCCTCGTTGGGCAAAATCTAG
- the LOC115263693 gene encoding uncharacterized protein LOC115263693 — MELTQKGEMVTRLQVKASQIGKILSNLEKKGGDPMTDSQLSTLTSFTSSSLSPPNSAGVSGPPSKRAYLKIGTIPPFNANKLRKSPSAGVTKGSETNTAKTNEKPKTAPSSAEDGDDKSIEQAQEATSTQLATNVEQSKNN; from the coding sequence ATGGAGCTAACGCAGAAAGGTGAGATGGTTACCAGACTACAAGTTAAAGCTTCCCAGATCGGAAAGATCCTCTCGAATCTGGAAAAGAAAGGCGGTGATCCAATGACAGATTCTCAGCTCAGCACTCTGACGTCTTTCACCAGCTCCAGTCTGTCGCCTCCCAACAGTGCAGGCGTTAGCGGACCTCCTAGTAAGAGGGCTTACCTAAAAATTGGCACCATACCGCCCTTCAATGCCAACAAACTGCGCAAATCGCCATCCGCTGGAGTTACGAAAGGTTCGGAAACCAACACGGCAAAAACAAACGAGAAACCCAAGACTGCGCCAAGCTCCGCTGAAGACGGCGACGACAAGTCGATCGAACAGGCTCAGGAAGCTACCAGCACTCAGTTAGCTACAAACGTCGAGCAAAGCAAAAATAACTAA